The following is a genomic window from Calliphora vicina chromosome 5, idCalVici1.1, whole genome shotgun sequence.
ATTCAAGGTGCCTCCTCTATGCTACCAGTTATGGCTTTGGCGCCTCATGAAAATGAAAGAATTTTGGATATGTGCTCGGCTCCCGGAGGTAAGGGTTCTCATATTGGTGCCATTATGAAAAACACTGGTGTGTTATTTGCCAATGACTTCAACAAGGATCGTGTTAAGGCCGTTGTAGCCAACTTCCATCGTTTGGGCATAGTAAACTCCATTGTTTCTTGTGAGGATGGTAACAAATTCAGGCAGGTTATGACTGGATTCGATAGAGTTCTTTTAGATGCTCCATGCACGGGCACAGGTGTAGTTTCAAAAGATCCCAGTGTCAAGACATCAAAGTCATCGGTAGATGTACAAAGATGCTATAATTTGCAACGCAAACTTTTACTAACAGCCATTGATTGCACGGATGCCAAGTCTTCTACTGGAGGTTACATTGTGTACTCCACCTGTTCCGTTTTACCAGAGGAAAACGAATGGGTTATTGATTATGTGCTGAAGAAGAGAAACGTCAAACTGGTGCCCACTGGTTTGGACTTTGGTGTAGAAGGTTTCACTAAGTACAGGCAATACAGATTCCATCCTTCCTTGAACTTGACCAAACGTTATTATCCTCATACTCACAACATGGATGGTTTCTTTGTAGCCAAATTGAAAAAGTTCTCCAACACAATACCCGTAAGCAAAGAACAACAGGAAGAAGATGAGAAGCAATTAGATGAAGGTATCAATACCGCCGATGAAGTTCCTGCTGAAAATGAAGGCGAAGACGAAATTGGTGGCGATGATCCTAAGGGACGTAAGAAACTGGGCAAACGTGCTGGCAAACCAACTTTAAGCACTTTTGAATTGGATgctaaaaagagaaaaattgaACAAGCCAAAACCAAGTATATAGCCAAGGTATTCGAAGCACCCGTCAAGGTGGAAAAGAAGAAAAAGGAACCCGAAATGGATGTGGATGAAGCTCCCAAAAAGCCAGCTGACAATAAAGTATCCGATAAAGCAAACAAACAAGAGAAGGCAAAGTCACAAGAAACACAACAGCAAACAGAAAAGCCACAAATTcccaatagaaaacaaaaaaagtttgagaaGAAACAGGAAACTCCTGTAGCTGTGGAAAAACAAACACCTGCAGCTGAAAAGCAAGTAACTGCCAACAAGAATCTGAAAAAGTTTGGCAAGAAACAGGAAACTCCTGTAGCTGTGGAAAAACAAACTCCTGTAGCTGTGGAAAAGCAAGTAACTGCCAACAAGAATCAGAAAAAGTTTGGCAAGAAACAGGAAACTCCTGTAGTTGTGGAAAAACAAACACCTGCAGCTGAAAAGCAAGAAACTGCCAACAAGAATCAGAAAAAGTTTGGTAAGAAACAGGCAAAACCACAAGGAGTTGagaaacaaacaacagcaacagaagTTAAACCCCAAGCGAACGCCAATGGTGAAAAGCAACAAAAGAAATTCGACAAGAAAGCAAATAAGCCACAAACACCAACTGCAGAAGTTAAACCTAAAGCGAACGCTAATGGTGAAAAGCAACAAAAGAAATTCGACAAGAAAGCAAATAAACCACAAACAACAGCTGCTGAAGAGAAACCGAAAGTAACTGATGAAAAGCCACAAACTCCTAAAGAACTTACGGACaagaaacaacaaaagaaaTCAGATAAACCACAACCCACAAACGGTCAGgcaaaaccacaacaacaacaacccaaTAAGAAATTTGCCAAGCTACAGAAATCTTTAAATAACTCCCAAGATATGGATGCTATTGCACCGCTCTTAGAAGGTAAACCCATTAAAaagcaaaatcaaaataaacaaaagtctAAACAAATTGGTAAATTGAaacagaataaaaataaaaaacagaagtaaatagaaatgctggttttgtagGCACCCAGAgaaattttatcaatatttctTAACGTcttgtttattataaataataaaatcatatagttttattttaataactttttatattaagtttaaagaaaacaaaaaaaaataataaaatgtaagtACCTTCTTTTGCAAAAAaggtatgaaaataaaaattgttgaaaaactaaaaataatatatttgtttgtaatgGTAGATCGGAAACTCCCGTGctaaagacctaactcagttgtcaaaaacctaagtggtgagaaagtattagtaaaaaaaacaaattttgtcgaattatctgtgaaattacatggacggacatagcttaatGGACTCAGAGGGTAATCTTGAGCATATTGATATACTTTGGGTGTTGGACAATGTGTTCTGCATTCTTGAAATTAAGGGATTttagtaaatattaaaattgttacatTGTGTAATTAATAAATGATCTTATATATATGAAATGTTGTAATAAAATAACGTTTTTTCAGAGACCGTAACCGTTATAAGTGAAAAAagttttgtataacagttatctagtgactttaaataaaaatccatcttaacgtaaaaataaatgttCGGAGAGAAAAGAGAGTTTTAATTTGCCGTCATAATATagaactcatttgaggagtttaatTTTCCCGCATAAAATAACACTCctttgaagagttttattttttccatcagaaaataaaacttattttatgtaaattgacaaaTTTCAATCTCGTACATCGCATTTGGTCAGTTTTGAACTACCTAAATGTAGATATGGAACAAGAAAGCAAAGAAAATGAGGATGAGGATGTCGCTTTCTATGAAATCCATAATTTTTCATGATTGATAAATCTCCTTAAGTTCTgggaggaaaaaaaatatatatcttctatatatataaaaatgaaatggtccatgtatgtaatggcatcacgtgagaacggctggagcgatttggctgatttttataccctacaccaccatagtggggagggtattatgcgtttgtgcagatgtttgtaacgcccaaaaatattagtctaacacccaccttaaagtataccgatcgacttagaatcactttctgagtcgattaagcgatgtccgtccgtccgtctggtcggctggctggctggctgtccatgtaaaccttgtgcgcagagtacaggtcgcaattttgaagatatttcgatgaaatttgatacatattatttttcaaggaacaagcctattgaaactggctgaaatcggtccattatttcacctagtccattatttcaccaaatgtcctcccgaaattggactttatcggtcataaatgtttaatttatatatgtatctccacaaattccgctccaaataagttttatatacacaaaattcatgtcaccaaattttgttacgatcggtccataattagtcatagctcccatatagacccgcttccgaaaatcactttaacgtgcataaatcgcttaaaaatgttggtaaacacacaaaattcaacatagttaactttaatatagacataaatcacacgacctaatttcatggtgatcggtccataattggtcatagcccccatataaggcccacttccgaaaatcactcaaaaatataaattaat
Proteins encoded in this region:
- the LOC135960796 gene encoding uncharacterized protein LOC135960796: MGRKAEYNEKPKKGPGRKARKQGAPTFTKKTFAPMEAEEKKLTHRQKQRVAKRVQNKAIIKQKQKLSKEKKQNKQKQKEYHSDSEEEDELMDGSNGAAEEQDSEEELSDAEEEVVVKKTKGFTDDNQEWLKPKDKKKAGKQLIEEEAEDDDEEEEDDDEEDEVEDDDEEEVEEEEEAVDDDEEEEDDEDLEASDDDEAAVKLGKLDDLSDDEDANSDDDFDVSDGEDDDDDEEDDDDDEDDEDLLPIEKQNKKLKKREAKEAKLAAEEMQMSVDQQDIFQFPVEDDEQPELTIQDVQQRIKDVTLVLSDFNKYRDPERPRSDYMDLLKKDLCLYYSYNDFLMGKLMDMFPLSELMEYLEASEVARPLTIRTNTLKTRRRDLAAALINRGVNLDPLGKWTKVGLVIYNSQVPLGATPEYLAGHYMIQGASSMLPVMALAPHENERILDMCSAPGGKGSHIGAIMKNTGVLFANDFNKDRVKAVVANFHRLGIVNSIVSCEDGNKFRQVMTGFDRVLLDAPCTGTGVVSKDPSVKTSKSSVDVQRCYNLQRKLLLTAIDCTDAKSSTGGYIVYSTCSVLPEENEWVIDYVLKKRNVKLVPTGLDFGVEGFTKYRQYRFHPSLNLTKRYYPHTHNMDGFFVAKLKKFSNTIPVSKEQQEEDEKQLDEGINTADEVPAENEGEDEIGGDDPKGRKKLGKRAGKPTLSTFELDAKKRKIEQAKTKYIAKVFEAPVKVEKKKKEPEMDVDEAPKKPADNKVSDKANKQEKAKSQETQQQTEKPQIPNRKQKKFEKKQETPVAVEKQTPAAEKQVTANKNLKKFGKKQETPVAVEKQTPVAVEKQVTANKNQKKFGKKQETPVVVEKQTPAAEKQETANKNQKKFGKKQAKPQGVEKQTTATEVKPQANANGEKQQKKFDKKANKPQTPTAEVKPKANANGEKQQKKFDKKANKPQTTAAEEKPKVTDEKPQTPKELTDKKQQKKSDKPQPTNGQAKPQQQQPNKKFAKLQKSLNNSQDMDAIAPLLEGKPIKKQNQNKQKSKQIGKLKQNKNKKQK